Part of the Triticum urartu cultivar G1812 chromosome 2, Tu2.1, whole genome shotgun sequence genome, GTAATCTTATCACCCAAGTCCTATGATCCAAAGGGCTCCCATAAGAAACTATGATTGAAATCCTTGAATCAAAAGAGAGGCGCCACACGCTGCTCTACCCGGCAATGGCGGAGCTACACACAAACAAAACAATGCCATGGACTGCCTAGCCCTAGACCAATATACAAAGGAGTGAAGGTAAATTTGAACTAAAATTCGGGATCCCCTATAGCCTAATCCGTTTGGCCCGCCCAACATTTTTAACCGTAGCTCCGCCAGTGCTACCCAGTGTTCTTTGCAATGCTCTCTTCCAAAATGACCCATATTCCGCTTTGTTCCCCCATCATCGCCACCCATAACCGGCAATGATCCACCCACTTGTATACTCCACGTAGAAAGAAGAGGCAAAAGAGCCACGGCAGCATCATGAGACGAGCCGCGAAAGGCCGTACAGCATATTCATTGCTGCAAACGTGGCCCCatgaaaaagttcaaagaaagATCCAATGTTTGTTTGCATCCAGATTCATTGATTGCTTTGGTTTTTGGTTTTTGGTTTTGGTTTTTGTTTCCGCGGCGTGCACGTACGTTAATGCTCGGCTGCGCTGCACGGACGATCTGGACCGTTGGGGTTTGGTACAGCTAACTAACATCAGCGGGCGAGCAAGCGAACGGAGACGTCAACGTATGGGATCACATGCGCCCTCGGCTCTCTCTCTCTGTCGTCATGTGATGCATGCCGGCCATCGCCGTCCCTTTCTCATGCTTAGCCTTAAGGACTTAATTAAGGAAATGCATTTGCGTTAAGTCAGAGAGGTGGGTTGGATCTGATCAGCTAATCCGCCGCACCGACACCGGCGAGGCCCACCCGCCAGATGCAGACGTCTGCCTCGTAATTCCCATCCTCCCAGAAAaacaaaagaagacgacgacttGGCATCAGTCGCATTTAACGACAAAGAAAAGATGCTACTCACAGTATGCACCAGATGCATGATGCagacagaagaagaagaagaatggcaCAGGCTCTCAAGAAGCTACAGCCaggcatcatcatcatcatcatcatcgcaaaCTTCATCAGTTAGTTACTTACAGAAAACAGCGGATCATGGCTTGGCTACCAGAGATACAGCAAAAAGTGCTGTGCTGGGCTCCTCCCCCTCACCCTCACACCAAAAGGCCAAGATATCTCATGCCCTTCGCACCATTGAAGGTTGCCAACCTCATTGCCGCTCTATATACAGTGCATGCATATGCCTCCTACAGGTGCAAAGGGCAATATCTGCCAACCGCATGGCTCTCCATGTCCAGGCACATTCATCCTTAGTGCCTCCCCATCTTTCTCAACTTGTCCTTCATATCTATACCTACCTGCGCATGGAAACCGTCGTTTGAATTTCAGATTCACCACAGCCCACAGATAAACATGTCATCGAAGAGAAAAAAAGACCTTTCCCGCCCACCGTATAAGCATGTCCTCACTTAAGAAGGGTACACAATTTTAGAGAAAAAAAAAAACCTTTCCCGGCATACATACTGTTACAACTTCATGTGGATGAAGATAACAGGGTGCAGGAACAGGTTCAGGCTCAGGACTCAGGTTTGCCAACACACCACACCTAGTGATGATAGATAACAAGGGTTAAATGCCGATCGACTACACTTCTCTCATTCGTAGCAGCAACCAAATCTCACAGCAAGGCAAAACCAAACCGGGACACGGGTAAAAAAGCATTGGGACTGTTAATAAACACGGTTGGTGAACCCGGCGGGAGCTTCATCTCAGGAGACATTCGAGTTGTCTAGGACTGGGAACGGCAGACATGATTCATTCACCTCTTGCGCCATGCGCCTACTACTTAGGTTTATCTGCAAGGCTGACGAGGGATCTCACGATGCCCGGGCTGATCTTGTCCGCGAGGGCGCCTTTCTCGGAGATCGCAGACGATTTCTCCTTGACAAAGCTTTGCAGCTTCTTGGTCTCGTAGTCTAGATGCTCTTGATCTGCATTGTTTGGATATCACAATCATCAGCACAATCTCAACAAGCTAGACAAGCATATATATAGTTGTGATTCCACAATTTTGGTGTTGCTAAATGTGCATACCGCACATGGCTCCGCCACGCCACGAGCTTGAACCAGCTCGTGCGTCGTCGGGTGTGCTTCCATTCGGGCACACAAGCATATATATAGTTGATGGAGGGTTCAAACAGAAAGAGATCCAATTTTGAACGTTGAAGTGGAAACGGTCCTACAACAAGATATTCTTGAAAACAAAAATCCCCAAAAGTTTAGCAAAAACAGTGACAATCAAGACCATGAACATCAGAGACATAATTTTTGAAGATAATTCACGCATTTGGCTAAATAAGCTTTTGCAAAATACCATGTTAACAGTTTGCGTTCAGAAGAGGTTGCAGATAAAATGCAAGCTTAGAACAGAGCAGACAGCGACTCCAATCACTACTTCACGTGCCGATGGTATCGAAAGCCCACATCCTTGAGCTCAACAATGACTTTTGGTGAATACAACAAAATACAATAGCTAATTTAAACCGCATAGTGGATTAACAACACATGGGAATAAATTTTGAAAGCATGATCCACCTGAATATTGAAATCGATGGCAGAGTTGTTGGTGCAAACCTATATCAAATCTACTTCAGTAGTAAATTGAAATAAATCAGATTGCATGGATCAAGATCCAAGAAGGTAAATACCTTTATCCAGAACAGTGTGCGCTACATGAAATGGAACACGAGCCAAAATATCTGAGCCTGGAAACATTAGCCAGGTATGTTCTTTGGGGTCGTGATTCCCGCAAGTTGAGCATATCTCCTTCACTAGCTGTTTGGCGGAAGTTCCTTCCATCTCTTTCATTACGATCTCAAATGGAGATGGGACACTGGTTTTAGTTGTCTTGGCTTTTTTCCGGAGGGCCGTTAGGGCCTCCCTGTTAGCATTCCTCATCCTATCGTTCTCCACTAGCTGATCATACACAGAACAGATCAAAACAAATCAATACTGAGACTTCTAGCATGAATAGCAAAAGCCAGTAGCACCGACAGACCTGATGCCTTGCCAGAAGAAGTTGCTCCGCGTCTGTTTCTATGTCAATCAGAGTCCCTTGAAGCTGCTTCATGTTGGGATCCATGTTAAAACTGCAAAACAAtgtcaattttttttcattattaTACACAAATACTTATAAAAATACTTATAAAAATACATGTACCATACAATAACAAGATACCCACAAAATCTTCGAGGGTTTTGATTTCAAGGGTGATCCAAGTTATTTGACAGAAGCAACAAAATGCAAACACTAAACACACAAAAATAGGAGACTATGTCTCTCATAAATAGCTCTAATTACCCAGACTGCAGTTCATATTCTCCTATTTAAACGTTTAGTGTCAGTTCATACTATCAATCCACTGACTGCAGGGTGAATTAGTATATCTTACCAAGGAAATCTTGCAAAGCTGGTTGATAAATGAAATCATTAAATATCTAAGAGAATTAGATACAATTATAAAAAAAAGGGAATACAATTATCAATGTTAACAATGGATCATAAAGAAGTTGAAGCAATCATCAATGTTGCAATGAGCCATAACGAAGTTTAGGCATATATGTGGCTCAGAATAGAGTAGAGCAAAAGGCATTTACATAAGAAAGAAAAGTGAACTAGTCTCTACAGCATACTAGCAAAATGGCACTAGAAAATTGGATAATCATGTACATACAACAACACGGGTACAAGCACAACATACTAAAAAATATATCTTTGTTACTGAACAATACTAGTCAGGTCAAAGAAAAAATAGGACAGCCTTCTCATCTCTCACTATATGCACAAAGGGTCGGGCTGGATCTATGTTCATCAGGATACGTGCCAATATAACCAAATTAACAAATTATACATGCGGACTATGTGTGGGGCATGATGCAACTTTGACAACGAATTGAACTGTAACACGTAGAGGATGGAGAGGAACACAGCGCTCGGCTCAACGTCAACCTGGAACCAGTTGGCGTTGGCGACCGCGTCCACCTGACGGCGCAGGGGACTGGGGCGTCGGGGCGTGGGGGACGGTCGAATGCGGCGTCAGGGGGTAGGGAGGAGCAGGCGGCGGAGCAGAGCGGGGGCAGGCGCAGGCGGAGCAGCTGGCGGGGGAAGGGAAGGCGGCTAGCCGGTGCTTCCCAtggagggaggaggggggcggaggaactgcccgcggcggcggcgacggcgggagTGGGTCGAGACAATCCTAGCGCGGCGAGTCGGGTGGAAGCGTTCTGTTTTTTCATTCGACTTTGCCTCGTTTCGTTAATAAAGAAGAGAAGAATTGCCCGGTTAATTGTAGAAATCGAAAAAAAAAACCACTACATCCCACGACAACACAGGCTTAACCTGGCTATCCACACAAGACCCACACATGCCGCCGTGAGAGAAGCACCGTCGGGGCAGACTACAGGCGTCAACGTCATCACTCCTCCGACTTCACCGCAAATCCCCATCAGCGAGGCACAAATGCAACAACCTGCACAAAGTCCGCATCAACCTATGCCAAACAGTTGGCCATCAGGACATCAACGAGACAACTCCGACTTCGAGGACGACCAATTGCAGAAGAAATATACAGGGCTCGCGCCGACGAAGACATCCTCGGAAACCACCGAGCATCCGTCATCGTTGCCGCCTAGGCTCTTCTGAGGTAGCTCCGACTCCGCCACGCCACAACGAGACCAAGAGGAACTAGTCGGACACGCCGGGAAGAGTCGACTATCGAAGCCCTACCGCGACTCTACAATGCGCACCACCAATATCGTAGTCAAACAGGTCATCACCCTGACCCTCCACATCGTGAATGAACCGCCGCCAATCATGATATTGTGTATGTCCTGCCCTAGGAAAGCACGCTAGGAATCACCATCTTCAAGATGACACCCACAGGAGGGGAAGCGGCGTGATCGACGCTGTCGTCCAACCCTGCACAGCAGGGCCAAGGTCTTCACCTGAAGATGAGATCCAAGATTGAGGAGAGAGGAGAGCTCCACGACGACCTCCAAGGGGGTAAGCAATGTCCACAAATGCAACGTCATCAGGCTTTCGCCCGGAGCAACCCAAACTCCGCACCCCTCGAAATCCGATAATAGCGTCTTCGACTTGCAAACCCGCTGGCTCAAACACCTGCAACGTGATGGTGACGCCATCGCCATGTCAGAGCCACACCTTCCTCTCCAACAATAGAAGCCAGCGGGCCAGATCTGGCACCCAAGCACCAGCACGCCGATGCCAAGCCGCGGCCACCCAGGCTCCAGGCCACACCACACACACCACTAGGAGCAGGATGGGGGGCTGTCACCCCATCCTGATGCTCTGAGCAAGGGAGACTCACCAGTGCCGCCGCGCCGAGCTGACGGCCGAAAAAACGTCAGTCAAGGAGGCGCAACACGGACTAGCGGCAAAGGAGCGTGAGACGGAGCAGAGGACCATCAGGGAGCGCCGCGATGGAGGCAACGCCGAAGGCTGAGCCTCCCCCACCTGGAGCCCGTGGCCCAGCTGTATGCCGCGCGGGCTTCTGATACGTCTATTTTGcgtcatgttttcctactgttattttgttggggatcgttgcagaaattaaaaaaattctacgcatcatcaagatcaacctatggagagactagcaacgagagagaagggagtgtatcttcatacccttgaagatcgcaaaacggaagcgttacaagaacgcggatgaaggagtcgtactcgcagtgattcagatcgcggttgattcctatctaagcgccgaacaatggcgcctccgcgttcaacacacgtacagcccggggacgtctcctccttcttgatccagcaagagggaagcaTAAGTTGGGGaagaactccggcagcacgacggcgtggtggtcgagctcgcagttctccggcagggcttcaccaagctcaacggaggaggaggaggaggtgttgggagagggagggctgcgccttggatgtggtgctgctgccctccctccacccctctatttatagggcgaaggggaagggggccggcccctctagatgagatctagaggggggcggcggccaaggggagggggcttgccccccaagccaaggggggcgccccctttagggtcctccccaaccctaggcgcatgggccctaggggggaatGGCGCAtagcccacttaggggctggtttCCTTCCACATACAACCCATAGGGCCCTCctgggcaggtggaccctcctaGTGGACCctcggaaccccttcggtggtcccggtacaataccgataaacccccgaacacttccggtgactatatgatgacttcccatatataaatcttcacctccggaccattccgtaacttctcgtgacgtccgggatctcatccaggactacgaacaacatttggtaactgcatactatttcccataacaactctagcgtcaccgaaccttaagtgtgtagaccctacgggttcgggaatcatgcagacatgaccgagacatctctccggccaataaccaacagcgggatctggatacccatgttggttcccacatgttccatgatgatctcatcggatgaaccacgatgtcggggattcaatcaatcccgtacacaattccctttgtctaccggtatgacacttgcccgagattcgatcgtcggtatccctataccttgttcaatatcgttactggcaagtctctttactcgttccgtaacacatcatcccgtgatcaactccttggtcacattgagctcattatgatgatgtcttaccgagtgggcccagagatacctctccgtcacacggagtgacaaatcctagtctcgattcgtgccaactcaacagacactttcggagatacccgtaatgtggctttatagccacccagttacgttttgacgtttggcacacccaaagcattcgtacggtatctgggagttgcacaatctcatggtctaaggaaatgatacttgacattagaaaagcttcagcaaacgaactatacgatcttgtgctatgcttagcattgggtcttgtccatcacatcattctcctaatgatgtgatcccgttatcaacgacatccaatgtccatggtcaaaaaaccataaccatctattgatcaatgagctagtcaactagaggctcactagggacatgttgtggtctatgtattcacacatgtattacgatttccggataacacaattatagcatgaacaatagacaattatcatgaacaaggaaatataataataaccattttattattgccttcagggcatatttccaacagtatcccacttgcactagagtcaataatctagttacattgtgatgaatcgaacacccatagagtaccggtgttgatcatgttttgctcgtggaagaggtttagtcaacggatctgtgacattcaggtccgtatgcactttacaaatatctatgtctccattttgaacattttcacgaatggagttgaagcgacgcttgatatgcctagtcttcttgtgaaacctgggttccttggcaagggcaatagctccagtgttgtcacagaagagagtcatcgggcccgacgcattgggaataactcctaggtcggtaatgaactccttcatccagattgcttcatgtgaTGCCTTCGAGGCTTCCAtttattccgcttcacatgtagatcccgccacgatgctttgcttgcaactgcaccagttgactgccccaccattcaaaatatacacatatccggtttgtgacttggagtcatccagatctgtgtcgaagctagcattgacgtaaccctttacgacgagctcttcgtcacctccataaacgagaaacatgtccttcgtccttttcaggtacttcaggatattcttgaccgctgtccagtgttccatgtcgggattactttggtactttcctaccaaacttacggcaaggttaacatcaggtctggtacacaacatggcatacataatagacccttgctatgtcttgagcttgcgttggttttccccgaagaggaagggatgatgcaacagagtagcgtaagtatttccctcagtttttgagaaccaaggtatcaatccagtaggaggccacgctcaagtccctcgtacctgcacaaaacgatagctactcgcaaccaacacgattaggggttgtcaatcccttcacggtcacttacgagagtgagatctgatagatataatatttttggtatagagatgcaaagtaaaaaagtaaaggcaaagtaaaaaagcaaaacaagattaaagtgatagagattgatatgatgagaatagactcgggggccataggtttcactagtggcttctctcaaaagcataagtattctacggtgggtgaacaaattatagttgagcaattgacagaattgagcatagttatgagaatatctaggcatgatcatgtatataggcatcacgtccatgacaagtagaccgaaacgattctgcatctactactattactccactcatcgaccgctatccagcatgcatctagagtattaagttaaaaatagagtaacgccttaagcaagatgacatgatgtagagagataaattcatgcaatatgaaataaaccccatcttgttatcctcgatggaaacggtgcaatacgtgccttgctgccccttctgtcattgggaaaggacaccgcaagatcgaacccaaagctaagcacttctcccatggcaagaactaccaatatagttggccaaaccaaacggataattcgaagagacttgcaaagataaccaatcatacataaaagaattcagagaagattcaaatattattcatagatagacttgatcataaacccacaattcatcggtctcaacaaacacaccgcaaaaagaagattacatcgaatagatctccacaagagagggggagaattttgtattgagatccaaaaagagagaagaagccatctagctactaactatggacccgaaggtctgaggtaaactactcacacttcatcgactactcacacttcatcggagaggctatgatgatgtagaagccctccgtgatgacagccctctccggcggagctccggaacaggccccaagatgggatctcgtggatacagaaagttgcggcggtggaattaggtttttggctctccGTTTcggttcgtttgggggtacgtatgtatatataggaggaagaagtacgtcggtggagctccgaggggcccacgaggcagggggcgcgcccccccacccttgtgaccgctctctgatgccttggcgtagggtccaagtctcctggatcacgttcgtgagaaaatcacgttcccgaaggtttcattccgtttggactccgtttaatattccgttctccgaaatactgaaataggcaaaaaaacagcattctgggctgggcctccggttaataggtgtcccaaataatataaaagtggaaaataaagcccaatatagtcaaataaagcccaatatagtccaaaacagtagataatatagcatggagcaatcaaaaattatagatacgttggagacgtatcaggcatccccaagcttaattcctgctcgtcctcgagtaggtaaatgataaaaagagaatttttgatgcggagtgctacttggtataattttaattcaaatcttcttaattatgatatgaatattcagattcgaaagattcaagacaaaattttatattgtcataaaaataataatacttcaagcatactaacaaagcaattatgtcttctcaaaataacatggccaaagaaagttatccctacaaaatcatatagtctggctatgctctatcttcaccacacaaagtatttaaatcatgcacaaccccgatgacaagccaagcaattgtttcatactctaactttttcaaaactttttcaatcttcacgcaatacatgagcgtgagccatggatatagcactataggtggaatagaatggtggttgtggagaagacaaaaaggagaagatagtctcacatcaactaggcgtatcaacgggctatggagatgcccatcaatagatatcaatgtgagtgagtagggattgccatgcaacggatgcactagagctataagtatatgaaagctcaaaaagaaactaagtgggtgtgcatccaacttgcttgctcatgaagacctagggcaatttgaggaagcccatcattggaatatacaagccaagttctataatgaaagattcccactagtatatgaaagtgataacatgagagactctctactatgaagatcatggtgctactttgaagcacaagtgtggtaagaggatagtaacattgtcccttctctctttttctctcattttttatttttatttttatttttatttgggccttttctctttttatatatatatggcctctttttatttgggcttctttggcctcttttttatttatttttcgtccagagtctcatcctgacttatgggggaatcatagtctccatcatcctttcctcactaggacaatgctttaataatgatgatcatcacacttttatttttcttacaactcaacaattacaactcgatacttagaacaaaatatgactctatatgaatgcctccagcagtgtaccgggatatgcagtatgacaatgatgaatgtgtcatgataaacggaatggtggaaagttgtatggcaatatatcttggaatggctatggaaatgccatgataggtatatggtaggtgtatgataccggcgaaaggtgcgcggtattagagagactagcaaaggtggaagggtgagagtgcgtataatccatggactcaacattagtcataaagaactcatatacttattgcaaaaatctagaagttatcaaagcaaagtattacgcgcatgctcctagggggatagattggtaggaaaagaccatcgctcgtccccgaccgccactcataaggaagacaatcaataaataaatcatgctccaacttcatcacataacggttcaccatacgtgcatgctacgggaatctcaaactttaacacaagtattctttaaattcacaactactcaactagcatgactttaatattatcacctccatatctcaaaacaattatcatgcttcaatcttttcttagtattcgacacactcaaaagaaagtttcacaaatcttgaataccaagcatattattattaagcaaattaccatgctattaagagactctcaaaataatttaagtgaagcatgagagatcaatagtttctttaaaacaaatccaccaccatgctaatctaagtgaagcacatagagcaaaattataacgctcaaaagatataagtgaagcacatagagcaaaactacttagctcaaaaagatataagtgaagcacatagagcaaaactacatagctcgaaagatataagtgaagcacgtagagtattctatcaaattttaattcatgtatggctctctcaaaaggtgtgtacaacaaggatgattgtgacatactaaaacacaaagacacaaataatacaagacgctccaagcaaaacacatatcatgttggtgaataaaaatatagctccaagcaaattaccgatggaagtggacgaaagaggggatgccttccggggcatccccaagctttgactttttggtgtccttggattatcttgggggtgccatgggcacccccaagcttaggctcttgccactccttgttccataatccatcaaaagaattcacccaaaacttgaaaacttcacaacacaaaacttaaagtagaaaactcgcgagctccgttagcgaaagaaaacaaaagaccacttaaaggtactgtaatgaacacattatttatttatatgggtgttaaacctaatgtattacaacttctctattgattataaactattttactgaccatagattcatcaaaataagcaaacaacacacgaaaaacagaatctgtcaaaaacagaacagtctgtagtaatctgtagctagcgcaagatctggaacctcgaaaattctaaaataaatttctggacgtgaggaatttatctattaatcatctgcaaaaagaattaactaaatagaactcttcaaataaaaatgacagcagttctcgtgagcgctaaagtttctgtttttttacagcaagttcaacaagactttccccaagtcttcccaacggttctacttggcacaaacactaattaaacacacaaaaaaaccaaaacagaggctaaataatttatttattactaagcaggagcaaaaatcaaggaataaaaataaaattgggttgcctcccaacaagtgctatcgtttaacgcccctagctaggcataaaagcgaggatagatctaggtattgccatctttggtaggcaatccataagtggctctcatgatagtttcatatggcaattttattttctttcttggaaagtgttccatgcccttttttaatgtaaattgaaatctaatattcccttccttcatatcaataatcgcaccaaccgttctaaggaaaggtctaccaagaataatagggcaagaaggattgcaatctatgtcaagaacaatgaaatctacgggcacataattcctatttgcaacaataagaacatcattaatccttcccataggtttcttaatagtagaatccgcaagatgcaagtttagagagcaatcatcaaaattacggaaatctagcaaatcacacaaagttttggggatag contains:
- the LOC125540882 gene encoding uncharacterized protein LOC125540882, whose translation is MDPNMKQLQGTLIDIETDAEQLLLARHQLVENDRMRNANREALTALRKKAKTTKTSVPSPFEIVMKEMEGTSAKQLVKEICSTCGNHDPKEHTWLMFPGSDILARVPFHVAHTVLDKDQEHLDYETKKLQSFVKEKSSAISEKGALADKISPGIVRSLVSLADKPK